Proteins found in one Vallitalea guaymasensis genomic segment:
- the uxaC gene encoding glucuronate isomerase, with the protein MKEFLCEDFMLNNEVGKKLYHEYAADMPIYDYHCHLSPKEIAEDKRYKNITELWLGGDHYKWRAMRSHGIEEKYITGDASDKDKFFKWAETISYCIGNPLHHWTHLELRRYFDITEPLSLDTAEEIWNACNEKLKEDGFSAKGLIKRSNVKVIGTTDDPIDDLNYHKIIQEDKDFDTKVLPAFRPDKCVNINKDTFLPWMGELEEVVGYPINDVDSLLKAMEERVLFFQNSGCRIADHGLEGVKYIKAGKDEINDILLKKLSKTNIDEEETIKYQGFMLVFFGRLYKKYNWAMQLHMGCIRNNNSRMMKLLGPDTGFDAVGDYSIAEGLAGILNALDETDELPKTILYNLNPSDNYVLGTLIGCFQNSDARGKIQFGAGWWFNDHKDGMVKQMIDLANLGLLSNFVGMLTDSRSFLSYTRHEYFRRILCNLIGKWVEDGEFPYDMNLLGNIVKNISFNNAKEYFDIEL; encoded by the coding sequence TTGAAAGAGTTTTTATGCGAAGATTTTATGCTTAACAATGAAGTTGGGAAGAAATTATATCATGAATATGCGGCTGATATGCCTATTTATGATTATCATTGTCACTTAAGTCCAAAGGAAATTGCAGAAGATAAACGATATAAGAATATTACTGAACTTTGGCTAGGTGGAGACCATTATAAGTGGAGAGCTATGAGAAGTCATGGTATAGAAGAAAAATACATAACAGGTGATGCTTCAGATAAAGATAAATTCTTTAAATGGGCAGAAACCATATCTTATTGTATTGGCAATCCTCTTCATCATTGGACACATCTAGAGCTTCGTAGATATTTTGATATAACCGAACCATTGAGCCTAGATACAGCTGAAGAGATCTGGAATGCATGTAACGAAAAGTTAAAAGAAGATGGTTTCAGTGCAAAAGGCTTGATAAAAAGGTCCAATGTAAAAGTTATAGGTACTACTGATGACCCCATAGATGACTTGAATTATCATAAGATAATACAAGAGGATAAAGATTTTGATACAAAAGTATTGCCAGCATTCAGACCTGATAAGTGTGTCAATATCAATAAAGATACTTTTTTACCTTGGATGGGTGAATTGGAAGAAGTAGTTGGTTATCCAATTAATGATGTTGATAGTTTATTAAAAGCCATGGAGGAAAGAGTACTATTTTTCCAAAACTCTGGTTGTAGAATAGCCGATCATGGTCTTGAAGGAGTTAAATACATAAAAGCCGGTAAAGATGAGATTAACGATATATTACTTAAGAAATTATCAAAGACTAATATTGATGAAGAAGAAACAATAAAATATCAAGGCTTCATGCTTGTGTTTTTTGGAAGATTATATAAGAAATACAATTGGGCTATGCAGTTGCATATGGGTTGTATCAGAAATAATAATTCAAGAATGATGAAGCTGTTAGGTCCAGATACAGGATTTGATGCAGTTGGTGATTATAGTATTGCTGAGGGATTAGCAGGAATTCTTAATGCATTGGATGAAACTGATGAATTGCCAAAAACTATTTTATATAACCTTAATCCTTCTGATAATTATGTATTAGGAACTCTTATAGGATGTTTCCAAAACTCAGATGCAAGAGGTAAAATACAATTTGGTGCAGGTTGGTGGTTCAATGACCATAAAGACGGAATGGTTAAACAAATGATTGATCTGGCTAATCTGGGATTACTAAGTAATTTCGTTGGTATGTTGACGGATTCAAGAAGTTTCTTATCATATACGAGACATGAATATTTTAGAAGGATTCTATGTAACCTTATTGGTAAATGGGTTGAAGATGGTGAATTCCCATACGATATGAATCTCCTTGGTAATATAGTCAAGAATATCAGTTTTAACAATGCAAAAGAATATTTTGATATAGAATTATAG
- a CDS encoding LacI family DNA-binding transcriptional regulator: protein MSITIKDIAKLAGVSHATVSRALNDSPLISDKTKDRIKKIAKDNNYIPNYSAKSLKLDKSYNIGVFLSALEGTSPSFFYSSIKGVNRLMKERNYNLVVKAIDDLNGDYSIVNSKHYDGILVVSQKIQDDEFIKYIGALNIPVVVLNRKINIEGTTCVYSEDRDGAYQAVKYLTNQGHKRIGLIKGKEGFLNSSERLEGYKLAMNEASLTVDKKLIASGKFDVISGYKGMNKILDNNTELPTAMFCSNDEMAFGAIKAIIEKGLRVPEDISVVGFDDIEMCKYITPELTTVRREISKIAYSGTEILFDMLDNNSNKEFYHTKVDCKLKIRQSVHRLNQ from the coding sequence ATGAGTATTACTATTAAAGATATAGCTAAGTTAGCAGGTGTTTCTCATGCTACAGTTTCAAGAGCTCTTAATGATAGTCCCTTGATTAGTGATAAGACCAAGGACAGAATCAAGAAAATAGCTAAAGACAATAATTATATTCCTAATTATAGTGCAAAAAGTCTAAAACTTGATAAGTCATATAATATTGGAGTATTTCTATCAGCCCTTGAAGGTACCAGCCCATCTTTCTTCTATAGTTCAATCAAAGGTGTAAATAGATTGATGAAGGAAAGAAATTATAACTTGGTAGTTAAAGCAATAGATGATCTAAACGGAGATTACAGCATTGTAAATAGTAAACATTACGATGGAATTTTGGTTGTCAGTCAGAAAATACAAGATGATGAATTTATAAAATATATAGGTGCATTGAATATACCTGTAGTAGTTCTTAATAGAAAAATAAACATAGAAGGAACAACTTGTGTTTATTCCGAAGATAGAGACGGAGCATACCAAGCCGTAAAGTACTTGACTAATCAAGGTCACAAGAGAATTGGATTAATAAAAGGTAAAGAAGGATTCTTGAACAGTAGTGAAAGATTAGAGGGATACAAACTAGCTATGAATGAAGCTTCACTTACAGTTGACAAGAAATTGATAGCAAGTGGTAAGTTTGACGTAATCAGTGGTTACAAAGGAATGAACAAGATATTGGATAACAATACTGAATTACCTACAGCTATGTTTTGTTCCAATGATGAAATGGCATTTGGTGCTATAAAAGCAATAATAGAAAAAGGACTTAGAGTTCCAGAAGATATATCTGTTGTAGGATTTGATGATATTGAGATGTGTAAGTATATTACACCTGAACTTACAACAGTAAGAAGAGAAATATCAAAAATAGCATATAGTGGTACAGAAATTCTGTTCGATATGCTTGATAATAATAGTAACAAAGAGTTCTATCACACAAAAGTTGACTGTAAATTAAAGATAAGACAGTCAGTGCATAGGTTAAATCAATAA
- a CDS encoding YqzL family protein encodes MFKNILWNLFENTGRIDVYLIYKQYEPRGSTYSSKEINRTYENKKCANSDIV; translated from the coding sequence ATGTTTAAGAATATATTATGGAATTTGTTTGAAAATACTGGTAGAATTGATGTTTATTTAATCTATAAACAATATGAACCCAGAGGTAGTACTTATTCATCTAAAGAAATAAATAGAACATATGAAAACAAGAAATGTGCCAATAGTGATATAGTGTAA
- the era gene encoding GTPase Era has product MLNNFKSGFVTIIGRPNVGKSTLMNQIIGQKIAIMSDKPQTTRNKIRTFITTEEGQIIFIDTPGIHKPKHKLGEFMNKTALDTFREVDVVLWLVEPDMKVGKGDEYIIEQLQRVKTPVILVINKIDKISKDEILQVIAAYKDAYDFAEIIPISALKGENTEDITKILFQYLEEGPQFFDGDMITDQPERQIVAELIREKALHLLQQEIPHGIAVVIDRMKDRSNKDIVDIDATIICERDSHKGIIIGKQGAMLKKIGTRARIDIENLLGSKVNLKIWVKIKKNWRDSDFLLKNYGFNKKDMD; this is encoded by the coding sequence ATTTTGAATAATTTTAAATCAGGATTTGTTACAATTATAGGTAGACCTAATGTAGGAAAATCTACATTGATGAATCAAATAATAGGGCAAAAAATTGCTATTATGTCGGACAAACCTCAGACAACAAGAAATAAGATCAGGACATTTATTACAACTGAGGAAGGTCAAATCATTTTTATTGATACACCAGGTATTCATAAACCAAAGCATAAGTTGGGTGAATTCATGAATAAGACAGCTCTTGATACTTTTAGAGAAGTTGACGTTGTCTTATGGCTGGTTGAACCTGATATGAAAGTTGGTAAAGGTGATGAATATATAATCGAGCAACTGCAAAGGGTTAAAACACCAGTTATCCTAGTAATCAATAAAATAGATAAGATATCAAAAGATGAGATTTTACAAGTAATAGCTGCTTATAAGGATGCTTATGATTTTGCTGAAATTATCCCTATTTCCGCATTGAAAGGTGAAAATACTGAAGATATCACCAAAATATTGTTTCAATATCTAGAAGAGGGTCCTCAATTTTTTGATGGTGATATGATAACTGACCAACCAGAACGTCAGATTGTTGCTGAGTTAATCAGAGAAAAAGCACTTCATCTATTACAACAGGAAATACCTCACGGAATAGCTGTTGTCATTGACAGGATGAAAGACAGGTCCAATAAAGATATTGTGGATATTGATGCGACAATTATATGTGAAAGAGATTCTCATAAAGGTATTATAATTGGTAAACAAGGTGCAATGCTCAAGAAAATAGGAACTAGGGCAAGAATAGACATAGAAAATCTTCTAGGTTCAAAAGTTAATTTGAAAATATGGGTAAAAATCAAGAAAAATTGGAGAGATAGTGATTTCTTACTTAAAAATTATGGATTCAATAAAAAGGATATGGATTAA
- a CDS encoding insulinase family protein → MVFEVGKLYHGFKLVDEQNIGEIGSIGRLFQHEKSGARLVSINNDDNNKVFSVNFRTPPVDDTGLPHILEHSVLCGSRKFPLKDPFVELVKGSLNTFLNAMTFSDKTMYPVASLNDKDFLNLVDVYMDAVFYPNIYDRPEILRQEGWHYDLANVEEDITIKGVVYNEMKGAFSSPEQVLFRKIQQSLLPDTPYAYESGGDPDYIPELTNEQFLDFHKKYYHPSNSYLYLYGDSDVDKMLEWLDDNYLKEFDSIDIDSSINLQKPFSEFIEKVEYYPISSNESEEGKTYLSYNVVVGNATNKIDYRSFEILEYVLLEAPGAPLKKALIDAGIGKDVFGSYDNTLLQPTLSIVAKNSDTSKKEEFISIIRNTLQEIVEKGIDKRTIEAAINYFEFKVREADYGRYPKGIIYAMMCMDSWLYDNDPFMHLSYDETFEALKEGIKTDFYEKLIEENLLNNTHGSLLMVEPKKGILAKREKELEDKLKAFKDSLSDDELNKLVKDTIHLEEYQSEPEAKETLLKIPLLSLDDISKEPEHLLLEEGEIENIKVLLHPAFTNNIAYIKLLFDTKKIPEDLIPYIGLITKVLGNMDTENYSYGELSNVININTGGISFNINIYGQNNEPDVFLPKFEVYGKCFYEKIPQLFELFGEIMFNTDFSDTNRLLQVISEAKSRIQMMLTSSGHIAAATRAESYFANTALYKELTSGISFYRFLDKLESNFEEMSEEIISDIKKTLSYMFKPENLVITMTSEKDAYGLFNGEAKHFIEKLDDSLLELDDVKFDLNKTNEGLLTSDKIQYVAKAGNFIKKGYHYSGTLKVLQTITSLDYLWNNVRVKGGAYGCMNAFSRNGNVYFTSYRDPNLKKTLDTYDKIDGFISTFDTDDREMTKYIIGTISNLDRPLTPALKGDRAIGSYISNVSYEDILNERKEVLSTTKEDIRGTADLVKSVLKQDNICVVGNENKLEKNKEIFNELVHLFN, encoded by the coding sequence GTGGTTTTTGAAGTAGGTAAGTTATACCATGGTTTCAAATTAGTTGATGAACAAAATATAGGAGAAATCGGTTCTATTGGAAGATTGTTTCAGCATGAGAAAAGCGGGGCAAGACTTGTATCCATAAATAACGATGACAACAACAAAGTATTCTCAGTGAATTTTAGAACTCCACCTGTTGATGATACAGGATTACCTCATATACTAGAACATTCGGTTCTATGTGGATCAAGGAAATTCCCTTTGAAGGATCCTTTTGTTGAATTGGTAAAAGGTTCTTTGAACACATTTCTTAATGCTATGACATTTTCAGATAAGACTATGTATCCTGTAGCAAGCCTTAATGACAAAGATTTCCTTAATCTAGTGGATGTCTATATGGATGCAGTTTTTTATCCTAATATTTATGACAGACCTGAGATTCTAAGACAAGAGGGCTGGCATTATGATCTAGCCAATGTAGAGGAAGATATCACTATAAAAGGTGTAGTATACAATGAGATGAAGGGAGCTTTTTCTTCTCCTGAGCAAGTATTGTTTAGAAAAATTCAGCAATCCCTATTACCTGATACTCCATATGCTTATGAATCTGGTGGAGACCCAGACTATATACCTGAGCTTACAAATGAACAATTCTTGGATTTCCACAAGAAATATTATCATCCATCTAACAGTTATCTATATTTATATGGAGACAGTGATGTTGATAAGATGTTAGAATGGCTGGATGACAATTATTTGAAAGAGTTTGATAGTATAGACATAGATTCTAGTATCAACTTGCAAAAACCTTTCAGTGAGTTTATTGAGAAGGTTGAGTACTATCCAATTTCTTCTAATGAGAGTGAAGAAGGTAAGACTTATCTTAGTTATAATGTTGTTGTTGGTAATGCAACTAACAAAATAGATTATAGATCATTTGAAATACTTGAATATGTACTCCTAGAAGCACCAGGGGCGCCACTTAAGAAAGCTTTAATTGATGCTGGAATAGGAAAAGATGTATTTGGTTCATATGACAATACTTTGTTACAGCCAACATTAAGTATAGTGGCTAAGAATTCAGATACAAGTAAAAAGGAAGAGTTCATTTCAATTATAAGAAATACCTTACAGGAAATAGTTGAAAAAGGTATTGATAAAAGAACAATAGAAGCAGCAATTAATTATTTTGAATTCAAAGTAAGAGAAGCTGATTATGGAAGATATCCAAAAGGAATCATCTATGCTATGATGTGTATGGACAGCTGGTTATACGATAATGATCCTTTTATGCATTTATCATATGATGAAACTTTTGAAGCCTTGAAAGAAGGAATTAAGACTGATTTCTACGAAAAATTGATTGAAGAAAATCTGTTAAACAATACTCACGGAAGTTTACTTATGGTAGAACCTAAAAAAGGTATATTAGCGAAACGTGAGAAAGAGTTAGAAGATAAACTTAAGGCTTTTAAAGACTCTTTATCAGATGATGAACTTAATAAGTTAGTAAAAGATACTATTCATCTTGAAGAATATCAAAGTGAACCAGAAGCCAAGGAAACACTGTTGAAGATACCTTTATTAAGCTTGGATGATATTAGTAAAGAACCTGAACATCTTTTATTGGAAGAAGGGGAAATAGAAAACATCAAGGTATTATTACATCCTGCATTCACTAATAATATTGCTTATATCAAGTTGTTGTTTGATACTAAAAAGATACCAGAGGATCTTATTCCTTATATTGGTCTGATAACAAAAGTATTAGGCAATATGGATACTGAGAATTATAGTTATGGTGAATTATCCAATGTCATTAATATAAATACTGGTGGTATTTCCTTCAATATTAATATATATGGACAGAATAATGAGCCAGATGTATTCTTACCAAAATTTGAAGTATACGGTAAATGTTTTTATGAAAAGATTCCACAGTTATTTGAGTTATTTGGTGAAATCATGTTTAATACTGATTTCTCAGATACAAATAGATTATTGCAAGTAATATCAGAAGCAAAATCACGTATACAAATGATGTTGACAAGTAGTGGGCACATAGCTGCTGCTACAAGAGCTGAAAGCTATTTTGCTAATACTGCATTATACAAAGAATTAACAAGTGGAATATCCTTCTATCGTTTCTTGGATAAACTAGAAAGCAACTTTGAAGAGATGTCAGAAGAAATAATAAGCGACATTAAGAAAACTCTAAGTTATATGTTTAAACCTGAGAATCTAGTTATAACTATGACTTCTGAGAAAGATGCTTATGGATTATTTAATGGGGAAGCTAAACATTTTATTGAAAAATTGGATGATTCATTATTGGAACTGGATGATGTGAAATTCGACTTAAATAAAACGAATGAAGGATTATTGACATCAGATAAAATCCAATATGTAGCAAAAGCAGGAAACTTCATTAAAAAAGGATATCATTATTCTGGTACTCTCAAGGTATTGCAGACTATAACCAGTTTAGATTATTTATGGAATAATGTAAGAGTCAAAGGTGGAGCTTATGGATGCATGAACGCATTTTCAAGAAATGGTAATGTATATTTCACATCCTACAGAGATCCTAATCTTAAAAAGACTCTAGACACTTATGATAAGATAGATGGTTTTATCTCTACCTTTGATACAGATGATAGAGAAATGACTAAGTACATCATTGGTACTATCAGTAATCTTGATAGACCATTGACACCAGCTTTAAAAGGAGACAGAGCTATTGGTTCATATATCAGTAATGTCTCTTATGAAGATATATTAAATGAAAGAAAAGAAGTTTTAAGTACTACCAAAGAAGATATTAGAGGTACGGCTGATCTAGTTAAATCAGTATTGAAACAAGATAATATCTGTGTAGTGGGTAATGAAAACAAGTTAGAGAAAAACAAAGAAATATTTAATGAATTAGTTCATTTATTCAATTAA
- a CDS encoding GAF domain-containing protein, with amino-acid sequence MFQIDDFSFNTKKEFYDNIICNAKGLMYEERDKIANLANISALLFYTMEKINWVGFYLYKNDELVLGPFQGKPACIRIKIGKGVCGTAAKSRKTQIVPDVHEFQGHIPCDGDTNSEIVIPIVVDNKLIGVLDIDSPITNRFDVTDSEYLNKLVSLITDSCDWNE; translated from the coding sequence ATGTTTCAGATTGATGATTTTTCATTTAATACAAAAAAGGAATTTTACGATAATATAATTTGTAACGCAAAAGGACTTATGTATGAAGAAAGAGACAAAATTGCAAATTTGGCTAATATATCTGCATTATTATTTTATACAATGGAGAAAATAAATTGGGTAGGATTTTATTTGTATAAAAATGATGAGCTAGTTCTTGGACCTTTTCAAGGAAAACCTGCTTGTATAAGAATAAAAATTGGAAAAGGTGTTTGTGGTACTGCTGCAAAATCAAGAAAAACACAAATAGTACCTGATGTACACGAATTCCAAGGACATATTCCTTGTGACGGCGACACTAATTCAGAGATAGTAATTCCAATAGTAGTAGATAATAAGCTTATAGGTGTTCTAGATATTGATAGTCCTATTACTAATAGATTTGATGTTACTGATAGTGAATACTTAAATAAGTTGGTTTCACTTATTACTGATAGTTGTGATTGGAATGAATAA
- a CDS encoding ABC transporter ATP-binding protein — MIEVNGLCKSFKVAKRTAGVKASFKSLFHREYDIVNAIKDVSFTIDTGEIVGYIGPNGAGKSTTIKIMSGILVPDSGTCSILGHTPWQERVNHVKNIGVVFGQRSQLWWDVPVIDSFELLKDIYKIPPKEYANNLDMLTETLQLDDFINIPVRQLSLGQRMRCEIAASLLHSPKILFLDEPTIGLDAISKIAVRKFIKEINKEKNVTIILTTHDMSDIEALADRILLIGKGTILYDGNLTSLRNKYSNDKIITIEYARSNKSINIPGVTVLSQIEERAVLSINTKIFSVSEVISSLVNSYEITDVTVESQPVDEIIVKLYKEYAI; from the coding sequence ATGATTGAAGTAAATGGATTATGCAAATCTTTCAAAGTAGCCAAACGTACAGCAGGTGTAAAAGCATCTTTTAAATCACTTTTCCATCGGGAATATGACATAGTTAACGCTATAAAAGATGTTTCTTTTACAATAGACACTGGTGAGATTGTTGGGTACATAGGACCTAATGGAGCAGGAAAATCTACCACAATCAAAATCATGAGCGGCATATTGGTTCCTGATTCTGGTACTTGCAGTATTTTAGGTCATACCCCTTGGCAAGAAAGAGTTAATCATGTAAAAAATATTGGTGTAGTTTTTGGTCAACGGTCACAGCTGTGGTGGGATGTTCCTGTTATCGACTCTTTTGAATTGTTGAAAGACATATATAAAATACCCCCAAAAGAATATGCCAACAATCTAGACATGCTGACAGAAACCTTACAACTAGATGATTTCATCAATATTCCCGTTAGACAGCTAAGTCTTGGACAACGTATGAGATGTGAGATAGCCGCATCCTTATTACATTCACCCAAAATCTTATTTTTAGATGAACCTACTATTGGTCTTGATGCTATTTCCAAAATTGCAGTTCGAAAATTCATTAAAGAAATAAACAAAGAAAAAAATGTAACCATTATATTGACAACTCATGATATGAGTGATATAGAAGCTCTGGCTGACAGAATTTTATTAATAGGAAAAGGAACTATTCTATACGATGGAAACCTTACATCACTAAGAAACAAATATTCCAATGATAAAATCATTACTATAGAATATGCTAGATCAAATAAATCAATCAACATACCAGGTGTTACTGTTCTATCCCAAATAGAAGAACGTGCTGTACTCTCTATAAATACCAAAATATTCTCCGTATCAGAAGTTATATCATCTTTAGTGAATTCATATGAAATTACTGATGTTACAGTAGAATCACAGCCAGTAGATGAAATCATTGTAAAATTATATAAGGAGTATGCAATATGA
- a CDS encoding ABC transporter permease, with amino-acid sequence MKAYLSVFRLRLMNSMQYRVAAYAGVATQFFWGFMYLMIFEAFYSSSTTIQPISFSQTVSYIWLKQSFLVFIMLWYRDGELFELITSGNIAYELCRPINLYGFWFSKLIAQRVSGAILRSVPIIIIAFILPKPYRISLPPDITTLFIFIISIILGLFVVVAISMFIYISVFVTMSPVGSTLIFAVLGEFFAGLVIPIPFMPVWVQKIVYVFPFHLTCDMPFRIYSGHIPLNDALIGILVQIIWLAILIILGQVSMKKVLKKVIVQGG; translated from the coding sequence ATGAAAGCTTATCTATCTGTTTTTAGATTGAGATTGATGAATAGTATGCAGTATAGAGTTGCTGCGTATGCAGGTGTCGCTACACAGTTTTTCTGGGGATTCATGTATCTAATGATTTTTGAAGCATTCTACTCCAGCAGTACTACTATTCAACCTATCTCTTTTAGCCAAACAGTTTCTTATATTTGGCTGAAGCAATCTTTTTTAGTTTTTATAATGCTTTGGTATAGAGATGGTGAACTATTTGAACTAATCACTAGTGGTAACATAGCTTATGAATTATGCAGACCCATTAATCTGTATGGTTTTTGGTTTTCCAAGCTTATAGCCCAAAGAGTATCAGGAGCAATTCTTAGAAGCGTACCAATAATTATAATTGCTTTCATTCTTCCAAAACCTTATAGGATTTCATTACCACCAGATATAACAACATTATTTATATTTATAATTTCCATTATACTAGGATTGTTTGTTGTTGTCGCTATATCCATGTTTATATATATTTCCGTTTTCGTTACTATGTCACCTGTAGGGTCAACTTTGATATTTGCAGTTCTTGGAGAATTTTTTGCTGGTTTGGTTATTCCTATACCATTTATGCCAGTATGGGTGCAGAAAATCGTATATGTCTTCCCCTTTCATCTAACTTGCGATATGCCTTTTAGAATATATTCTGGACATATACCCCTAAATGATGCTCTCATAGGAATTCTAGTACAAATAATATGGCTGGCAATCCTTATAATACTAGGGCAAGTCAGCATGAAAAAAGTATTAAAAAAAGTAATAGTACAAGGTGGTTAA
- a CDS encoding ABC transporter permease produces the protein MKLFLKYLKILLKSQLQYRTSFILLCLGQFFIPFFVFAGMYFMFQRFNNIAGWNFYEVMLCFGIIHISFSLSECFARGFDSFSNLIRTGNFDRILVRPRGTIVQVIGSRFEFTRIGRLLQSIIVLIWALTNISIDFDLPKIIILILMIISGIFIFSGIFILAATLCFWTIQSLEIAKILTDGGREMFQYPLGIYKKWVKNFFTFVVPFGCVNYYPLMYLLDKNNSNNILYIISPILGILFIIPCLLVWRIGVGHYKSTGS, from the coding sequence ATGAAATTATTCTTGAAATACCTAAAAATATTATTGAAATCCCAACTGCAGTATCGGACTTCATTTATACTGTTATGCCTTGGTCAATTTTTTATACCCTTTTTCGTTTTTGCCGGCATGTATTTTATGTTCCAGAGATTTAATAACATTGCTGGTTGGAACTTCTATGAAGTCATGTTGTGCTTTGGTATAATACATATATCTTTTTCGTTAAGTGAATGTTTCGCTAGAGGATTTGATAGTTTCTCTAATCTTATCCGAACTGGTAATTTTGATAGAATACTTGTAAGACCTCGTGGAACTATCGTCCAAGTAATAGGCTCCAGATTTGAATTTACTAGGATAGGACGTCTGTTGCAAAGTATTATAGTTTTGATATGGGCATTAACCAATATTTCTATCGATTTTGATTTACCAAAGATTATTATTCTCATATTAATGATTATTAGTGGGATTTTTATTTTCTCTGGGATATTCATTTTGGCAGCTACCTTATGTTTTTGGACTATCCAAAGTCTAGAAATCGCTAAAATCCTAACAGATGGTGGTAGAGAAATGTTTCAATATCCTCTGGGCATCTATAAGAAATGGGTAAAGAACTTTTTTACATTTGTGGTACCTTTTGGCTGTGTTAATTATTATCCACTTATGTACTTGCTAGACAAGAATAACTCAAATAATATATTATACATTATTTCACCTATATTGGGGATTTTATTTATTATACCTTGTCTATTAGTGTGGAGAATAGGTGTTGGACATTACAAATCAACGGGGTCATGA
- a CDS encoding cold-shock protein — MNQGTVKWFDAKKGFGFISVEDGDDIFVHFSAIQDEGFKNLEEGDAVQFEVVDGAKGPQAANVSKL; from the coding sequence ATGAATCAAGGTACAGTTAAATGGTTTGATGCAAAAAAAGGTTTTGGGTTTATTTCAGTTGAAGATGGCGACGATATATTTGTACATTTTTCAGCTATTCAAGATGAAGGTTTTAAAAACTTAGAAGAGGGCGACGCTGTTCAATTTGAAGTTGTTGATGGTGCAAAAGGACCTCAAGCAGCTAACGTGAGCAAATTATAA